From Rudanella lutea DSM 19387, a single genomic window includes:
- the rpiB gene encoding ribose 5-phosphate isomerase B — protein MTIAIGSDHAGFRYKEAIKNLLTELGHTPIDKGTFSEETVDYPRFIRPVAEAVASGETERGIVLGGSGNGEAMMANRIKGVRCALCWNEESARLGRQHNNANVISLGQRMMSEETALRIVRVWLDTPFEGGRHQARIDQLDA, from the coding sequence ATGACCATCGCCATCGGCTCCGACCACGCCGGCTTCCGCTACAAGGAAGCCATTAAGAATCTTCTTACCGAGTTGGGACATACGCCTATCGACAAGGGCACCTTTTCCGAAGAAACCGTCGATTACCCCCGTTTTATCCGACCCGTTGCCGAGGCCGTTGCCTCAGGTGAAACAGAGCGGGGTATTGTGTTGGGGGGCTCGGGCAATGGCGAAGCCATGATGGCCAACCGAATCAAAGGTGTGCGCTGCGCTCTGTGCTGGAACGAGGAATCGGCACGGCTCGGCCGTCAGCACAACAATGCCAACGTGATTTCGCTGGGGCAGCGAATGATGAGCGAGGAAACGGCTCTCCGAATTGTCCGGGTCTGGCTCGATACCCCCTTTGAGGGTGGGCGGCATCAGGCCCGAATCGATCAGCTGGATGCCTGA